Below is a genomic region from Xylophilus sp. GW821-FHT01B05.
GCGCCGGATGCACGGCATGTGCCGCCAGCGCCTCGGCGATGCGCGCCACAACGCCGCTGCCGGGTGCCAGCCACAAGGCATCCGCGGGGCATGTGGCAGGACCTTTGCCTGCCTCGTCTGCATGGGTTTTTTCTATGTCAGCCATAGGCGCTCCATGCCCGTCCCTACACTTGGTATCTGTCACAATTGCCGCCACTTTAGCGGCTCCCCATCCAATACAAGGAAGACTCCATGGCCAGCGACCTCATCAAACATATCTCGGATGCGTCCTTTGAAGCCGACGTGCTGCAGGCCGACAAGCCGGTGCTGGTGGACTACTGGGCCGAGTGGTGCGGCCCCTGCAAGATGATTGCACCCATCCTCGACGAAGTGTCCGCAAGCTACAAAGACAAGCTGCAGATCGCCAAGATGAACGTGGACGAAAACCGCGACATCCCGGCCAAGTTCGGCATCCGTGGCATCCCCACGCTGATGCTGTTCAAAAGCGGCCAGTTGGCAGCCACCAAGGTCGGTGCACTGAGCAAGGCCCAGCTCACCGCGTTCCTGGACCAACAGCTCGCCTGACCGCGCCGCATGGCCCCCAAGGCGCCGCAGAGGCGCCGGGCCGGGCGGAACGCGCAAAGCGTTCCTGAGACAAGCCCCCAAATACTGTCATAATCCAAC
It encodes:
- the trxA gene encoding thioredoxin TrxA — encoded protein: MASDLIKHISDASFEADVLQADKPVLVDYWAEWCGPCKMIAPILDEVSASYKDKLQIAKMNVDENRDIPAKFGIRGIPTLMLFKSGQLAATKVGALSKAQLTAFLDQQLA